The following are from one region of the Amycolatopsis sp. QT-25 genome:
- a CDS encoding MarR family transcriptional regulator yields the protein MPDHVDHILRQWAEARPDLDVSPMGVIGRLTRLTRVLEGELRKTFARHDLDRSSFDVLATLRRAGTLTPADLMRSAMVTSGAVTQRLDRLEERGLVVRAPDETNGRRVLVDLTEKGRELIDRALPDHVDTEHRLLSTVSPEDRDELATLLRNLLQSLGDVALDD from the coding sequence GTGCCGGATCACGTTGATCACATTCTGCGTCAGTGGGCCGAAGCCCGTCCCGACCTGGACGTCTCCCCGATGGGTGTCATCGGGCGGCTGACCAGGCTGACCCGGGTGCTGGAAGGCGAGCTGCGCAAGACGTTCGCCCGGCACGACCTCGACCGGTCGTCGTTCGACGTCCTGGCGACCCTGCGCCGCGCCGGTACGCTGACCCCCGCCGACCTGATGCGTTCGGCGATGGTCACCTCCGGCGCGGTCACCCAGCGGCTCGACCGGCTCGAAGAACGCGGCCTGGTGGTCCGCGCGCCCGACGAGACGAACGGCCGCCGGGTGCTGGTCGACCTCACGGAGAAGGGGCGTGAGCTCATCGACCGCGCGCTGCCCGATCACGTCGACACCGAGCATCGGCTCTTGAGCACGGTCAGCCCCGAGGACCGGGACGAACTGGCCACGTTGCTGCGAAACCTGTTGCAGTCGCTGGGAGATGTCGCCCTCGACGACTGA
- a CDS encoding Crp/Fnr family transcriptional regulator, translating into MTGAAADEHEGLGTWHRLTPAERSALRRAGHLKVWRPGQILALQGSPPTSMFVVLHGWVKISATNYRGEDAPLAARGPAEIVGELAPISGLPRSATMSAMDEVHTLVVPREKFLAVLRARPRIAEEMFRNAAIRLHQSDRLRLESGGPDFPQRLAAVLLELALQHSADWADGKQVDLRFNQGELAGFARVSRSTLIRGLEELRRLGVVRTARQRVTITRPRALRELAAGRPPPADGA; encoded by the coding sequence ATGACCGGTGCCGCCGCGGATGAGCACGAGGGTCTCGGCACCTGGCATCGGCTGACCCCGGCGGAGCGGTCCGCTCTCCGGCGCGCGGGCCACCTGAAGGTGTGGCGGCCGGGCCAGATCCTCGCCCTCCAGGGCAGCCCGCCCACCAGTATGTTCGTCGTCCTGCACGGCTGGGTGAAGATCAGCGCCACCAACTATCGCGGGGAGGACGCCCCGCTCGCCGCCCGCGGACCGGCGGAAATCGTCGGCGAACTGGCCCCGATCAGCGGACTTCCCCGATCCGCCACGATGTCGGCGATGGACGAGGTGCACACGCTCGTCGTGCCGAGGGAGAAATTCCTCGCCGTGCTGCGCGCGCGGCCGCGGATCGCGGAGGAGATGTTCCGTAACGCGGCGATCCGGCTGCACCAGTCCGACAGGCTTCGTCTCGAGTCCGGCGGGCCGGACTTCCCGCAACGCCTCGCCGCGGTCCTCCTGGAGCTGGCATTGCAGCACTCCGCCGACTGGGCGGACGGGAAACAGGTCGATCTTCGCTTCAACCAAGGGGAATTGGCGGGTTTCGCGCGGGTCTCCCGCAGCACCCTGATCCGGGGTCTCGAAGAACTCCGGCGGCTGGGGGTGGTACGCACCGCACGCCAGCGCGTCACCATCACCCGCCCTCGCGCACTCCGCGAATTGGCCGCCGGGCGGCCACCACCTGCGGACGGAGCCTGA
- a CDS encoding sporulation protein → MFKRMLSAFGVGGPSVDTVLDSPHAVPGEVLTGQVRIQGGSSDAQIEEILLSLVTRVEVERGDHERAGTAEFLRVSAGRKVKVTAGQLTTVPFRIALPWETPISAVGGRELPGMVVGVRTELVIAGAPDKGDLDPVLVGPLESQDRVLEAFGELGFSFRSADVEAGQLHGVRQELGFFQEIEFFPPSRYAGRVSQVELTFVAGPDDLVVVLEADRRGGMFRSGGDSFGRFHVSHEEALRTDWTAAIDGWLAKVAESGGGHALFGGHQEHYGHDYHGHHGRRGPGMGGMVAGAAAGVVGGMILGEVMEDAFDGGEGFEE, encoded by the coding sequence ATGTTCAAACGGATGCTCAGCGCCTTCGGGGTCGGCGGCCCGTCCGTCGACACCGTGCTCGACTCACCGCACGCCGTGCCCGGCGAGGTGCTCACCGGCCAGGTCCGCATCCAGGGCGGTTCGAGCGACGCCCAGATCGAGGAGATCCTCCTTTCGCTGGTCACCAGGGTCGAGGTGGAGCGAGGCGACCACGAGCGTGCCGGGACCGCGGAGTTCCTGCGGGTCAGCGCGGGCCGCAAGGTGAAGGTGACGGCGGGACAGCTGACCACCGTTCCGTTCCGGATCGCTCTGCCGTGGGAGACGCCGATCAGCGCCGTCGGCGGACGTGAGCTGCCGGGCATGGTCGTCGGCGTGCGGACCGAGCTCGTCATCGCCGGCGCGCCGGACAAGGGCGACCTCGACCCGGTGCTGGTCGGCCCGCTGGAATCGCAGGATCGGGTGCTGGAGGCGTTCGGCGAGCTGGGCTTTTCCTTCCGCAGCGCCGACGTCGAAGCCGGCCAGCTGCACGGCGTCCGGCAGGAGCTCGGGTTCTTCCAGGAGATCGAGTTCTTCCCGCCGTCGCGCTACGCCGGCCGCGTCAGCCAGGTGGAGCTGACCTTCGTCGCCGGCCCCGACGACCTCGTCGTGGTGCTGGAAGCCGACCGGCGAGGCGGCATGTTCCGCTCCGGCGGGGATTCCTTCGGCCGCTTCCACGTCTCGCACGAGGAGGCCTTGCGCACCGACTGGACCGCGGCCATCGACGGCTGGCTGGCCAAGGTCGCCGAGTCCGGTGGCGGGCACGCCCTGTTCGGCGGGCACCAGGAGCACTACGGCCACGACTACCACGGTCACCACGGCAGGCGTGGTCCCGGCATGGGCGGCATGGTCGCCGGTGCCGCGGCCGGGGTGGTCGGCGGCATGATCCTCGGCGAGGTGATGGAGGACGCCTTCGACGGCGGCGAAGGCTTCGAGGAATGA
- a CDS encoding carbohydrate-binding protein, with translation MDEENKLSRKTVLKAALAAGVAAPVALIGGPALARTTVASGQAPELTPACDDGDDPTPPQTEGPYFKPNSPQRTSLVTSGTPGTRLTVSGYVFGLGCLPISRVLLDFWQADVNGAYDNVGYTFRGHQFTNDQGAFSLSTIVPGLYPGRTRHIHVKVQAPGRPVLTTQLYFPNEPRNNTDSIFDPRLLMTVRDSGSDKQAAFDFVLNVPQTSTTRPTSTTPTTPTTPTSTSNPPGGTTWAVGTGYSSGTRVTYSGRGYVCLQAHTAQPGWEPPSTPALWRAE, from the coding sequence ATGGACGAAGAGAACAAGCTCAGCCGAAAGACTGTGCTGAAGGCGGCACTGGCCGCCGGGGTCGCCGCACCGGTCGCGTTGATCGGCGGCCCCGCGCTCGCGCGCACCACCGTCGCGAGCGGCCAGGCACCCGAGCTGACCCCGGCCTGTGACGACGGAGACGACCCGACCCCGCCGCAGACCGAAGGTCCTTACTTCAAGCCGAACTCTCCGCAGCGCACCTCGCTGGTCACGTCGGGTACACCGGGCACGAGGCTCACCGTGTCCGGCTACGTGTTCGGGCTCGGCTGCCTGCCGATCTCGCGAGTGCTGCTGGACTTCTGGCAGGCCGACGTCAACGGCGCCTATGACAACGTGGGGTACACCTTCCGCGGTCACCAGTTCACCAACGACCAGGGCGCGTTCTCGCTGAGCACCATCGTGCCCGGCCTCTACCCCGGTCGTACGCGGCACATCCACGTCAAGGTCCAGGCCCCCGGCAGGCCGGTGCTGACCACGCAGCTCTACTTCCCCAACGAGCCGCGCAACAACACCGACTCGATCTTCGACCCGCGGTTGCTGATGACCGTGCGGGACTCGGGTTCGGACAAGCAGGCGGCGTTCGACTTCGTGCTGAACGTGCCGCAGACGTCGACCACCCGGCCGACCAGTACGACACCGACGACGCCGACGACACCGACTTCGACCTCCAACCCGCCCGGCGGGACGACCTGGGCCGTGGGAACCGGCTATTCCTCGGGTACCCGGGTCACCTACAGCGGTCGCGGTTATGTGTGCTTGCAGGCGCACACGGCCCAGCCCGGCTGGGAGCCGCCGTCCACACCCGCGTTGTGGCGCGCGGAGTGA
- a CDS encoding sterol carrier protein domain-containing protein — protein sequence MKIGPMKVGPLKIGSLKIRSTTAADRDVFVDTMFTAFARFPDTSAETWSALEMDRGLLAETADGELVLDVGDPALGEHGRYLLAVRGGETDCVPTDAEPGLSLDVSDLGSSYLGGTVPSTLVRAGRIRAHHPEAAALADALFRTERAPHCLHWF from the coding sequence ATGAAGATCGGGCCCATGAAGGTCGGGCCCTTGAAGATCGGGTCCTTGAAGATCCGCTCCACGACCGCCGCGGACCGCGACGTCTTCGTCGACACCATGTTCACCGCGTTCGCCCGGTTCCCGGACACCTCGGCCGAGACCTGGTCCGCTCTCGAGATGGACCGCGGCCTGCTCGCCGAGACGGCGGACGGGGAACTCGTCCTCGACGTCGGGGACCCGGCACTCGGCGAGCACGGCCGCTACCTGCTCGCCGTCCGGGGCGGCGAGACGGACTGCGTCCCGACCGACGCCGAGCCCGGCCTGTCCCTGGACGTGAGCGACCTGGGCTCGAGCTACCTCGGCGGCACGGTCCCGAGCACGCTCGTGCGGGCCGGGCGCATCCGGGCGCACCACCCGGAGGCGGCGGCCCTCGCCGACGCGCTCTTCCGCACCGAGCGTGCCCCGCACTGCCTGCACTGGTTCTGA
- a CDS encoding trypsin-like serine protease: MRLRSLVLLASTAFMALLGSTPAATAAEPSGVQPMIIGGQYAQSGPWAARLFVNGQQNCSATIIAPQYILTAKHCVAGSGSYTFRIGSLDQQSGGTMATAASITRHSGADLAIVRLTSSVNATYAPLGTTSNVAVGQNVQVYGWGATSQCGSEINCQSRYLKVATVRVNSVNCGDYNGGVAVCANRVDGITAGGDSGGPMFSGGRQVGVASTSDRSNNTAYTNITRYRSWIQQVAGV, from the coding sequence ATGCGACTGCGCTCCCTCGTCCTGCTGGCAAGCACCGCCTTCATGGCCCTGCTCGGCTCGACCCCCGCCGCGACCGCCGCCGAACCCTCGGGTGTGCAGCCGATGATCATCGGCGGCCAGTACGCGCAGAGCGGCCCCTGGGCGGCCCGGCTGTTCGTGAACGGCCAGCAGAACTGCAGTGCGACGATCATCGCGCCGCAGTACATCCTCACCGCCAAGCACTGTGTCGCCGGCAGCGGCAGCTACACTTTCCGGATCGGCAGCCTCGACCAGCAGAGCGGCGGCACCATGGCCACCGCGGCGAGCATCACCCGTCACTCGGGCGCGGACCTCGCCATCGTCCGGCTGACCAGCTCGGTGAACGCCACCTACGCGCCGCTCGGCACCACGAGCAACGTCGCGGTCGGCCAGAACGTCCAGGTCTACGGCTGGGGCGCGACCAGCCAGTGCGGTTCGGAGATCAACTGCCAGTCCCGTTACCTGAAGGTCGCCACCGTCCGGGTCAACTCGGTCAACTGCGGTGACTACAACGGTGGTGTCGCGGTCTGCGCGAACCGTGTCGACGGCATCACCGCCGGCGGCGACTCGGGCGGTCCGATGTTCTCCGGCGGCCGCCAGGTCGGCGTCGCCTCGACCAGCGACCGGTCGAACAACACCGCCTACACCAACATCACCCGGTACCGCAGCTGGATCCAGCAGGTCGCCGGCGTCTGA
- a CDS encoding EamA family transporter, whose product MVNTLERPGTATAEPTLRDVGLAALAPASWGTVYVVTATLLPPDRPLLAAALRALPAGLLLLALTRRLPHGSWWWKTAVLGMLNFGAFLPLMFLAAYRLPGGVAATLGALQPLLVALLALPMLRVRTSAPTLLAAIVGAGGVALLTLSAEARLDPLGLAAMLAGVALMAVSLILTKKWGRPGHPLAMTGWQLTLGGVVLAPVTLLFEGLPDSVTTANLLGYGYIGIVTTAVAYPLWFRGIGLLAPAPVSLLTLTNPLVATAAGFLVLGQTLTGWQLTGFAVALTALTLSQTVVRPKKPREEPATAAGPYPKV is encoded by the coding sequence ATGGTGAACACCCTGGAGCGACCCGGGACGGCTACCGCGGAACCGACGCTCCGTGACGTCGGGCTCGCCGCGCTGGCACCGGCCAGCTGGGGCACCGTCTACGTCGTCACCGCGACCCTGCTGCCCCCGGATCGGCCGCTGCTGGCCGCCGCGCTGCGGGCGCTCCCGGCGGGGCTGCTCCTCCTCGCCCTGACCAGACGGCTCCCGCACGGGTCGTGGTGGTGGAAGACGGCGGTGCTCGGGATGCTCAACTTCGGCGCCTTCCTGCCGTTGATGTTCCTCGCCGCGTACCGTCTTCCCGGCGGTGTCGCCGCGACCCTCGGTGCCCTGCAACCGCTGCTGGTGGCGTTGCTCGCGCTGCCGATGCTCCGGGTCCGGACATCGGCGCCGACCCTGCTCGCCGCGATCGTCGGCGCCGGTGGTGTCGCCCTGCTGACTCTTTCGGCGGAAGCCCGCCTCGACCCGCTCGGGCTGGCCGCCATGCTCGCCGGCGTCGCGCTGATGGCCGTTTCCCTGATCCTGACCAAGAAGTGGGGCCGTCCCGGGCATCCGCTGGCGATGACCGGCTGGCAACTGACCTTGGGCGGCGTCGTCCTCGCCCCGGTGACGCTGCTGTTCGAGGGCCTTCCGGACTCGGTGACGACCGCGAACCTGCTCGGCTACGGCTACATCGGCATCGTCACCACCGCGGTGGCCTACCCGCTGTGGTTCCGCGGCATCGGCCTGCTCGCCCCGGCGCCGGTCTCCCTGCTGACGTTGACCAACCCTCTCGTCGCCACGGCCGCCGGATTCCTGGTGCTCGGCCAGACCCTCACCGGCTGGCAGCTCACCGGATTCGCCGTCGCCCTCACCGCTCTGACGCTCAGTCAGACCGTCGTCCGTCCCAAGAAACCCAGGGAGGAACCGGCCACGGCCGCCGGTCCTTACCCGAAGGTATAA
- a CDS encoding MFS transporter, translating into MVTRTENAHSTRKGWAGVAAITTSLFVFLTTELMPVGLLTPVSSSLDISVGAAGLMVTLYGVSAGLGVPFVVAWTRRIDRRVLLSTLLAILTLGNLIIALAPSYPLVLATRLVMGFANGAFWAIGVGMAMRIVPERHANRAAAVVMSGISVATVLGMPLGTILERLVGWQSTFLIWSGLSVLVFLAVVVLVPSLPSANAVSVREVFGLPRLNARLRSVLITVVLFVLGHFGVYTFIRPFLEGTTSASPAFVTVCLIVFGVGGAAGNFVAGHFVAKNVLASFTVGAAGLVASLLLLLFVGHGQAGAMIALVLWGLSYGVVQLSQLTMTQRSAPDTFEAAMSLNTLAYNTSIALGALFAGLLADHAGITSVVWFGVVLTAASLLFTAGTRRT; encoded by the coding sequence ATGGTCACCCGAACCGAAAACGCGCACTCGACCCGGAAGGGCTGGGCAGGGGTCGCCGCCATCACCACCAGCCTGTTCGTCTTCCTCACCACCGAACTGATGCCCGTCGGCCTGCTCACACCGGTGAGTTCCAGCCTGGACATCTCGGTGGGCGCCGCCGGCCTGATGGTCACGCTCTACGGCGTGTCGGCCGGGCTCGGCGTGCCGTTCGTCGTCGCGTGGACGCGGCGGATCGACCGGCGCGTCCTGCTCTCCACGTTGCTCGCGATCCTGACCCTCGGCAACCTGATCATCGCGCTGGCACCGAGTTATCCGCTGGTGCTGGCGACCAGGCTCGTCATGGGCTTCGCCAACGGCGCGTTCTGGGCCATCGGCGTGGGGATGGCGATGCGGATCGTCCCGGAGCGCCACGCGAACCGGGCGGCGGCGGTCGTGATGTCCGGGATCTCCGTCGCCACGGTGCTGGGTATGCCGCTGGGCACCATCCTGGAGCGCCTTGTCGGCTGGCAGAGCACGTTCCTGATCTGGAGCGGGCTCAGTGTCCTGGTGTTCCTCGCCGTCGTCGTCCTCGTCCCCTCCCTGCCGTCGGCGAACGCGGTATCGGTTCGCGAGGTCTTCGGCCTGCCGCGCCTGAACGCACGGTTGCGGTCGGTCCTGATCACCGTGGTCCTGTTCGTACTCGGGCACTTCGGCGTCTACACCTTCATCCGTCCCTTCCTGGAAGGCACTACCTCGGCGTCGCCTGCCTTCGTCACGGTGTGCCTGATCGTCTTCGGCGTCGGGGGAGCGGCAGGGAACTTCGTCGCCGGCCATTTCGTGGCGAAGAACGTGCTCGCGAGTTTCACGGTCGGAGCTGCCGGACTCGTGGCGTCACTGCTGTTGCTGCTCTTCGTCGGCCACGGTCAAGCGGGAGCGATGATCGCGCTGGTGCTGTGGGGGCTGTCCTACGGTGTCGTGCAACTGAGCCAGCTCACCATGACGCAGCGGTCCGCGCCCGACACGTTCGAGGCCGCCATGTCCCTCAACACCCTGGCGTACAACACTTCCATCGCCCTCGGCGCGTTGTTCGCGGGACTGCTCGCGGACCACGCCGGGATCACCAGCGTGGTGTGGTTCGGCGTGGTGCTGACCGCGGCGTCGCTGCTGTTCACGGCCGGCACCCGCCGGACCTGA
- a CDS encoding MarR family transcriptional regulator, which translates to MADAVDAVIGLWRHERPDLEDKLWPAEVIGRVQRLSRILDRKLKEFNAEHDLESWEFDVLTTLRRSGDAEGLTPGALLKAAMVTSGAITNRIDRMETKGLVERIRDSEDRRSVKIRLTGKGRQVVDEVFELHLENEARLLPELEPARWAELIGGLRLLLEHFGDTSLE; encoded by the coding sequence ATGGCCGACGCGGTGGACGCGGTGATCGGGCTTTGGCGACACGAGCGGCCGGACCTCGAGGACAAGCTCTGGCCTGCCGAGGTGATCGGGCGCGTCCAGCGGCTTTCCCGGATCCTCGACCGGAAGCTCAAGGAGTTCAACGCCGAACACGACCTGGAGTCGTGGGAGTTCGACGTGCTCACCACGCTGCGCCGCTCCGGGGACGCCGAGGGCCTGACGCCGGGCGCCCTGCTCAAAGCCGCGATGGTCACCTCAGGAGCGATCACGAACCGCATCGATCGCATGGAGACCAAGGGCCTGGTCGAGCGGATACGCGACAGCGAAGACCGCCGCTCGGTCAAGATCCGGCTGACCGGCAAGGGCCGTCAGGTCGTGGACGAGGTTTTCGAGCTTCACCTGGAGAACGAAGCCCGCCTGCTACCCGAACTGGAACCGGCGCGGTGGGCCGAACTGATCGGCGGCCTGCGGCTGCTGCTCGAGCACTTCGGCGACACGTCACTGGAGTGA
- a CDS encoding erythromycin esterase family protein — MKEHRKRLGRRALTAAVVVTTSAVLAPVASPAFAAETTWRDPVRSLQRAAYPLRSTEPGRNTADLRALGGMIGGAKVVGLGEATHGSHEFFTMKERVFRYLVEEKGFRAFALELSWSAGLEIDEYVQTGKGDVRELAKRTLAGSPWDREEFVDLIRWMRDHNRAHPGRTVHFVGDDLGAPSVNDAFFARITGYVRQHHPAHSSRLDGLYTGLRPIDDAFAYLRKPLDERQRLATRAEQAYELVKRLTGAPAHDWAEQHARFVAQTARFLAVDLADPASLPTAQILRDRAMAENVAWWHRKTGHKILLSAHNGHVSYVTDNPKLYPKTQGAFLRETLGRAYLPIGFSFDRGSFLSKDTAVGGEWKRFSVPAAPSGSNEHALDQVRFEDFYLDVRTAQPPARAWLDAARPTRTIGTQFPVDPADISLRRSYDVVIHLHDVRQAELRR; from the coding sequence ATGAAAGAGCACCGGAAACGGCTCGGAAGACGGGCTTTGACGGCCGCCGTGGTGGTGACGACGAGTGCGGTGCTCGCTCCCGTGGCGAGTCCCGCTTTCGCGGCCGAGACAACCTGGCGGGACCCGGTGCGGTCGCTGCAACGGGCGGCGTATCCGTTGCGCTCGACGGAGCCCGGCCGGAACACGGCCGATCTGCGGGCCTTGGGCGGGATGATCGGTGGCGCGAAGGTGGTCGGCCTCGGCGAGGCCACGCACGGCTCCCACGAGTTCTTCACCATGAAGGAGCGGGTGTTCCGCTACCTCGTCGAAGAGAAGGGGTTCCGGGCGTTCGCGTTGGAGCTGAGCTGGTCCGCCGGCCTGGAGATCGACGAATACGTCCAGACCGGCAAGGGCGACGTCCGGGAGCTCGCGAAGCGGACGCTGGCCGGTTCCCCCTGGGATCGCGAGGAGTTCGTCGACCTGATCCGGTGGATGCGCGACCACAACCGCGCGCACCCCGGCCGCACCGTGCACTTCGTCGGTGACGATCTCGGCGCGCCTTCGGTGAACGACGCGTTCTTCGCGAGGATCACCGGCTATGTGCGGCAGCATCATCCCGCGCACTCCTCGCGGCTGGACGGGCTCTACACCGGTTTACGCCCGATCGACGACGCGTTCGCCTACCTCCGCAAACCCCTCGACGAACGGCAGCGGCTCGCCACCCGTGCGGAGCAGGCCTACGAGCTGGTCAAGCGCCTGACCGGTGCGCCCGCACACGACTGGGCCGAGCAGCACGCCCGGTTCGTCGCGCAGACCGCCCGGTTCCTCGCCGTCGACCTCGCGGACCCGGCCTCCCTGCCCACCGCGCAGATCCTGCGCGACCGGGCGATGGCGGAGAACGTCGCCTGGTGGCACCGGAAGACCGGGCACAAGATCCTGCTCTCCGCGCACAACGGCCACGTCTCCTACGTCACCGACAACCCGAAGCTGTATCCGAAGACCCAAGGCGCGTTCCTGCGCGAAACGCTGGGCCGGGCCTACCTGCCGATCGGGTTCAGCTTCGACCGGGGATCGTTCCTGTCCAAGGACACCGCGGTCGGCGGTGAGTGGAAGCGGTTCTCCGTCCCCGCCGCGCCGTCCGGATCGAACGAACACGCCCTCGACCAGGTCCGGTTCGAGGACTTCTACCTCGACGTGCGCACCGCTCAGCCGCCCGCGCGTGCCTGGCTGGACGCCGCCCGGCCCACCCGTACCATCGGCACCCAGTTCCCCGTCGATCCGGCCGACATCTCGCTCAGGCGTTCCTACGACGTCGTCATCCACCTGCACGACGTCCGTCAGGCCGAGCTGAGAAGATAG
- a CDS encoding acyl-CoA dehydrogenase family protein — MTTTENRIRSAGEWLTTAKDVADELAVNAAERDRKNETPYAEVRLLKESGLVTLLGPAEHGGGGQRWETAYRVTREIARGDGSIGQLLGYHYLWAWAARLVATDEQIAAVEELYTRNNFFFGGAVNPRDSDLKISEDGDDIVYNGRKSFSTGSKVSDLTVLEGVLEGTEDHIFAIVPSEQDGIVFHDDWDNIGQRLTESGSVTITGVRVPWASAAGYVHKTFRPLTYNTLNVPAIQLVFANFYLGIAQGALETALAYTREHTRAWPYGGDNKGSAGEEWYILEGYGDLQSKLWAAEALVDKAGAAISDLLHAPREELTAEARGEIAVLVAAAKQRVIDTGLEVGTKVFELTGARASTTKFGLDRFWRNLRTHSLHDPVAYKRREVGAYALLNELPEPTWYT; from the coding sequence ATGACCACGACCGAGAACCGGATCCGATCGGCCGGTGAATGGCTGACGACCGCGAAAGACGTCGCCGACGAGCTCGCGGTGAACGCGGCCGAGCGCGACCGGAAGAACGAGACACCGTACGCGGAAGTCCGGCTGCTCAAAGAATCCGGCTTGGTGACGTTGCTCGGCCCGGCCGAGCACGGCGGTGGCGGACAACGCTGGGAGACCGCCTATCGCGTGACCCGCGAGATCGCGCGCGGCGACGGCTCCATCGGCCAGCTGCTCGGCTATCACTACCTCTGGGCGTGGGCCGCCCGGCTGGTGGCGACCGACGAACAGATCGCCGCGGTGGAAGAGCTGTACACGCGGAACAACTTCTTCTTCGGCGGCGCGGTCAACCCCCGTGACTCCGATCTGAAGATCAGCGAGGACGGCGACGACATCGTCTACAACGGACGCAAGTCGTTCTCCACCGGCAGCAAGGTCTCCGACCTGACTGTTCTCGAAGGCGTCCTCGAGGGCACCGAAGACCACATTTTCGCCATCGTTCCGTCCGAACAGGACGGTATCGTCTTCCACGACGACTGGGACAACATCGGCCAGCGGCTCACCGAATCGGGCAGCGTGACCATCACCGGCGTGCGCGTCCCGTGGGCCAGCGCGGCGGGCTACGTCCACAAGACGTTCCGGCCCCTGACCTACAACACGCTCAACGTCCCGGCGATCCAGCTCGTGTTCGCGAACTTCTACCTCGGCATCGCGCAGGGAGCGCTGGAGACCGCGCTGGCGTACACGCGCGAGCACACCCGCGCGTGGCCGTACGGCGGCGACAACAAGGGCTCCGCCGGCGAGGAGTGGTACATCCTCGAAGGCTACGGCGATCTCCAGTCGAAGCTGTGGGCGGCCGAAGCGTTGGTGGACAAGGCCGGAGCAGCGATTTCGGACCTGTTGCACGCGCCGCGTGAAGAGCTGACCGCCGAGGCACGAGGCGAGATCGCGGTGCTCGTCGCCGCCGCCAAACAACGCGTGATCGACACCGGACTGGAGGTCGGTACGAAGGTCTTCGAACTGACCGGCGCCCGCGCGAGTACCACGAAGTTCGGCCTGGACCGCTTCTGGCGGAATCTGCGCACCCACTCGCTCCACGACCCTGTGGCCTACAAACGCCGCGAAGTCGGTGCTTACGCGCTGCTGAACGAGCTTCCGGAACCCACCTGGTACACCTGA
- a CDS encoding AraC family transcriptional regulator has protein sequence MRGTTVLPRTPCLKPKAGELPLHRLEVRAPDALPFTVGTFDTIGPMSRAAFPHRHTFYEIVHVTGGTGDHVIDFTRWELGPPQLAVITPGQVHHWDARDLNGFVVLFTDDFLLEHPADRETLRRLSQQPWRLDERAAEETARLVAELDEEFRCGGQGTDSVLRALMHVLIVRAGRLPGLADPRPPARAQAVGTEFARLLGRPDLGLWSVGALAERIGVTPGYLTDAVKTATGRTAAQLMREARTREAKRFLLGTDLTVRQVASRVGFSDPAYFCRFFRRETGLSPGDYRRTGDAAPEIHHD, from the coding sequence ATGCGCGGAACGACGGTGTTGCCCAGGACGCCCTGCCTGAAACCGAAGGCGGGGGAATTGCCCTTGCATCGGCTGGAGGTCCGGGCGCCGGACGCCCTGCCGTTCACGGTCGGGACCTTCGACACGATCGGGCCGATGTCGCGGGCGGCGTTCCCGCATCGGCACACGTTCTACGAAATCGTCCATGTCACCGGCGGCACCGGTGACCACGTCATCGATTTCACGCGCTGGGAATTGGGGCCACCGCAGCTCGCGGTCATAACGCCGGGGCAGGTGCATCATTGGGATGCCCGCGATCTCAACGGATTCGTCGTGTTGTTCACCGACGATTTCCTGCTCGAACATCCGGCCGACCGCGAAACCCTCCGGCGGCTGAGTCAGCAGCCGTGGCGGCTCGACGAACGCGCGGCCGAGGAGACGGCCCGGCTGGTCGCGGAATTGGACGAGGAATTCCGTTGTGGCGGGCAGGGGACCGATTCGGTGCTGCGAGCCCTGATGCACGTGTTGATCGTGCGCGCGGGACGGCTTCCGGGGCTGGCGGATCCACGTCCGCCTGCCAGGGCTCAGGCGGTGGGAACGGAGTTCGCCCGGCTGCTCGGGCGGCCCGACCTGGGACTCTGGTCGGTCGGCGCGCTCGCGGAACGCATCGGCGTCACACCGGGATATCTGACCGACGCGGTGAAAACGGCGACCGGCCGGACGGCGGCACAACTGATGCGCGAAGCGAGGACACGGGAGGCGAAACGGTTTCTGCTCGGCACGGATCTCACCGTCCGGCAGGTCGCCAGCCGGGTCGGTTTCTCGGATCCCGCCTATTTCTGCCGGTTCTTCCGACGAGAAACGGGACTGAGCCCCGGCGATTATCGCCGGACCGGTGACGCGGCCCCGGAGATTCACCACGACTGA